The following proteins come from a genomic window of Aquimarina sp. MAR_2010_214:
- a CDS encoding aldose epimerase, which produces MPDKTRLYSTDKKSMVTIDKGELISYQVDDIELMHQKGNLGWGNTEIEMFPTIGSTKENQFSVQTPKGEAKLDQHGILRVMDYLPIAIEKSSACFYKKYVANTQLPNHKYPNKSSQQWLNWPYDFEFIKTFELSNEALKITFEIKSEKNMPLMLGFHPAFKIYSKNVIVKTTGQNISLNTILEAGASAFLLEDCKEITLTNNGSLAVNLKTNGFRHIMLWSEVTNMICIEPITFYPSSVPAHKLHTGFDYSSGHEKFEVIISPYYD; this is translated from the coding sequence ATGCCGGATAAGACAAGATTATATAGTACCGATAAAAAGAGTATGGTTACTATTGATAAAGGTGAATTAATAAGTTATCAGGTAGATGATATAGAGCTAATGCACCAAAAAGGAAATTTAGGGTGGGGGAACACAGAAATTGAAATGTTTCCTACGATTGGCTCAACCAAAGAAAACCAGTTTTCTGTGCAAACCCCAAAAGGAGAAGCAAAACTAGATCAGCATGGGATTTTAAGGGTTATGGACTATCTTCCTATAGCGATTGAGAAGAGTAGTGCTTGTTTTTATAAAAAATACGTAGCGAATACTCAATTGCCTAATCATAAATATCCTAATAAATCTTCGCAACAATGGCTTAATTGGCCATATGATTTTGAGTTTATAAAAACTTTTGAATTATCAAATGAGGCTTTAAAAATCACCTTTGAGATAAAATCAGAAAAGAATATGCCATTAATGCTAGGTTTTCATCCGGCATTTAAAATTTATAGCAAGAATGTCATAGTGAAAACTACAGGTCAGAATATTTCTTTGAATACTATTTTAGAAGCAGGAGCATCTGCATTCTTATTAGAAGACTGTAAAGAAATAACGCTCACAAACAATGGGAGTCTTGCTGTTAATTTGAAAACAAATGGTTTTAGGCATATAATGCTATGGAGTGAAGTGACAAATATGATTTGTATAGAACCGATTACATTTTATCCCTCAAGTGTTCCTGCACATAAACTACATACAGGGTTTGATTATAGTTCGGGGCACGAAAAATTTGAAGTCATCATTTCTCCTTACTACGATTAG